The Sulfitobacter sp. SK011 genome has a window encoding:
- a CDS encoding HAD family hydrolase, with translation MRIAMWSGPRNLSTAMMYSFGARSDFAVMDEPFYAAYLARSGALHPMRDDILKHHETDPDKAALACAKAGSPHLYMKHMPHHMLDGFPMEWAADCVNIHLIRHPARVIASYAAKREAPTLEDIGFRQQAELYGRIGGLIIDSTDIRADPEGMLRDLCRAIDLVFDPAMLHWPEGPRPEDGVWAAHWYGAVHRSTGFAQAEGPLPKVDAQSEAVLAQALPYYQMLSANKLSRPC, from the coding sequence ATGCGCATTGCAATGTGGTCTGGACCTCGAAATCTGAGCACCGCAATGATGTACAGTTTTGGCGCGCGTTCAGATTTCGCGGTGATGGATGAACCTTTTTATGCGGCGTATCTGGCACGGTCCGGTGCCCTTCATCCGATGCGCGATGATATTCTAAAGCACCACGAGACCGATCCGGACAAGGCAGCGCTGGCCTGCGCCAAAGCCGGATCGCCGCATCTTTACATGAAACATATGCCGCACCACATGCTTGATGGGTTTCCTATGGAATGGGCAGCGGATTGCGTAAACATCCATCTGATCCGGCACCCGGCCCGCGTCATCGCAAGCTATGCCGCCAAACGCGAGGCACCGACGCTTGAGGACATCGGATTTCGCCAACAAGCTGAACTATATGGACGAATTGGCGGTTTGATCATCGACAGCACAGATATTCGGGCTGATCCCGAAGGGATGTTACGCGACCTGTGCCGTGCGATTGATTTGGTCTTTGATCCTGCAATGCTGCATTGGCCCGAGGGGCCCAGACCAGAGGACGGCGTCTGGGCCGCGCATTGGTATGGTGCGGTGCACCGCAGTACAGGATTCGCGCAAGCAGAGGGCCCTTTGCCGAAGGTTGACGCACAAAGCGAAGCGGTGTTGGCACAAGCTTTGCCTTATTATCAGATGCTGTCTGCAAATAAGCTCAGCAGGCCTTGTTAG
- a CDS encoding argininosuccinate synthase, translating to MSAPKKVVLAYSGGLDTSIILKWLQTEYGCEVVTFTADLGQGEELEPARKKAEMMGASEIYIEDVREEFVRDFVFPMFRANAVYEGLYLLGTSIARPLISKRLVEIAAETGADAVAHGATGKGNDQVRFELAAYALNPDIKVIAPWREWDLSSRTKLLEFAEKNQIPVAKDKRGEAPFSVDANLLHTSSEGKVLEDPAVDAPDYVYQRTVNPEDAPDTPEYVEIGFERGDAVSINGEAMSPATILTKLNELGGKHGCGRLDLVEGRFVGMKSRGIYETPGGTLLLEAHRGIESITLDRGAMHLKDQLMPQYAELIYNGFWFSPERTMLQAAIDASQTHVTGTVRLKLYKGHVRTVGRWSDHSLYSEAHVTFEDDAGAYDQKDAQGFIQLNALRLKLLAAREKRLKR from the coding sequence ATGTCCGCACCTAAAAAAGTTGTCCTCGCCTATTCCGGTGGGCTTGATACCTCGATCATCCTGAAATGGCTGCAAACCGAATATGGCTGCGAGGTGGTGACTTTCACCGCCGATCTGGGTCAGGGCGAAGAGCTGGAACCCGCCCGCAAAAAAGCCGAGATGATGGGTGCCTCTGAGATATACATCGAAGATGTCCGCGAAGAATTTGTGCGCGACTTTGTTTTCCCGATGTTCCGCGCGAATGCGGTCTACGAAGGGCTTTATCTGTTGGGGACCTCTATCGCGCGACCGCTGATTTCGAAACGTCTGGTGGAAATTGCTGCCGAGACGGGTGCAGATGCAGTTGCACACGGCGCGACGGGCAAGGGCAACGATCAGGTTCGGTTTGAACTGGCCGCCTACGCGCTTAATCCAGATATCAAGGTGATCGCACCCTGGCGCGAGTGGGATTTGTCCAGCCGCACCAAGCTATTGGAATTTGCCGAAAAGAACCAAATTCCCGTTGCGAAAGACAAACGCGGCGAGGCACCGTTTAGTGTTGATGCAAACCTGCTGCACACGTCTTCCGAAGGCAAAGTGCTGGAAGACCCCGCCGTTGATGCGCCTGACTACGTGTATCAGCGCACGGTCAACCCTGAAGACGCACCAGACACACCCGAATATGTTGAAATCGGGTTTGAACGCGGCGATGCGGTTTCCATCAATGGTGAGGCAATGTCACCGGCCACGATCCTGACCAAACTGAATGAGCTTGGTGGAAAGCACGGCTGCGGGCGCCTTGATCTGGTTGAGGGTCGCTTTGTCGGTATGAAATCACGCGGGATTTACGAAACGCCAGGTGGCACTTTGCTTCTTGAGGCGCATCGCGGCATCGAATCAATCACGCTCGACCGGGGTGCCATGCACCTCAAGGATCAATTGATGCCGCAATATGCCGAGCTGATTTATAACGGCTTCTGGTTCAGCCCCGAACGCACAATGTTGCAGGCCGCGATTGACGCAAGCCAGACCCATGTGACGGGCACAGTGCGGCTAAAGCTTTACAAGGGCCATGTGCGTACTGTTGGCCGCTGGTCTGATCATTCATTGTATTCCGAGGCGCATGTGACTTTTGAAGATGACGCCGGCGCATACGACCAGAAAGACGCCCAAGGGTTCATTCAACTGAACGCCCTGCGCCTGAAATTGCTTGCAGCCCGAGAAAAGCGGCTAAAGCGTTAA
- the ilvA gene encoding threonine ammonia-lyase IlvA: MTTDFQEKARAGTQAMRMVFPATPLMRNDHLSERFRAEIWLKREDLSPVRSYKLRGAFNAMRKVIPEKSVFVCASAGNHAQGVAFMCSHFGVRGVIFMPVTTPQQKVQKTRTFGGAQIEIRLVGDYFDKTLAAAQKFCADEGAYFLSPFDDDDVIEGQASVAVEIEEQLGRIPDHIILPVGGGGLSSGVRSYFGEPCKYTFVEPSGAPSLARALANGAPVDVSPINSFVDGAAVAKIGARNFERLKDVNPKDVIDLSEDRICVTIAEMLNVEGIVLEPAGALSIEALGEVAEEIKGKTVVCIASGGNFDFERLPEVKERAQRYSGVKKYFILRMPQRPGALKEFLNILGPEDDICRFEYLKKSARNFGSVLIGIETRSPENFEPFLQQLIESGFTFTDITNDETLAQFVL, translated from the coding sequence GTGACCACAGATTTCCAAGAAAAGGCGCGTGCAGGCACCCAGGCGATGCGGATGGTTTTTCCGGCAACGCCCCTCATGCGCAATGACCATTTGTCGGAACGATTTCGTGCCGAAATTTGGCTAAAGCGCGAGGATCTAAGCCCGGTGCGTTCCTACAAATTGCGCGGTGCATTTAACGCAATGCGCAAGGTGATCCCCGAAAAGTCGGTATTTGTGTGTGCGTCAGCAGGCAACCATGCGCAGGGCGTGGCCTTTATGTGCAGCCACTTTGGCGTGCGCGGCGTTATTTTCATGCCCGTCACGACCCCGCAACAAAAAGTGCAAAAGACGCGGACGTTTGGCGGTGCACAAATCGAAATTAGGCTCGTCGGAGACTATTTTGACAAAACGCTGGCAGCGGCCCAAAAATTCTGTGCCGATGAGGGGGCCTATTTTCTGTCCCCCTTTGACGATGACGACGTGATCGAAGGTCAGGCGTCTGTCGCGGTAGAGATTGAAGAGCAACTTGGGCGCATTCCCGACCACATCATATTGCCTGTTGGCGGCGGTGGATTGTCGTCAGGTGTGCGGAGTTATTTTGGTGAACCCTGCAAATACACCTTTGTAGAGCCTTCCGGCGCACCCAGCCTGGCCCGCGCGCTGGCGAACGGTGCACCGGTTGATGTGTCCCCGATCAACAGTTTTGTGGACGGTGCAGCCGTCGCAAAGATTGGCGCGCGCAATTTTGAACGGCTGAAGGATGTGAACCCAAAAGATGTGATCGACCTTTCAGAAGACCGCATTTGTGTGACGATAGCCGAGATGTTGAACGTGGAAGGGATTGTGCTGGAACCTGCAGGCGCGTTGTCAATTGAAGCGCTGGGCGAGGTTGCCGAAGAAATCAAAGGGAAAACTGTGGTCTGCATCGCCTCTGGCGGAAATTTTGATTTTGAGCGCTTGCCGGAAGTGAAGGAAAGGGCGCAACGGTATTCGGGGGTAAAGAAGTATTTCATTTTGCGGATGCCGCAGCGGCCCGGTGCACTGAAAGAGTTCTTGAACATTCTTGGGCCGGAAGATGATATTTGTCGGTTCGAATATCTCAAGAAATCGGCCCGCAACTTTGGATCTGTGCTGATTGGGATCGAAACACGGAGCCCTGAAAACTTTGAACCTTTCCTGCAACAACTGATTGAATCCGGGTTTACCTTTACCGACATTACCAATGACGAAACGCTTGCGCAGTTTGTATTGTGA
- a CDS encoding SDR family oxidoreductase, with translation MKFADASVVITGAGSGIGAALARHAARLGARVCVSDLDGDRAKAVADEIGGVAVQCDVRDEAAVQSLIKTASATLGEIDIYVSNAGIGAGEPSHAASASNDVWMLNWQVHVMAHVYAARALLPQMIARKSGHLVNVASAAGLLNQIGDAAYSATKHAAVSFAESLAITHGADGVGVSVVCPQYVATPLLGLSDEDAQNRASLLTADDVAAVIADGIEANQFMIMSHPAVHGYAVNRARDHDRWIAGMQMLREKAIETSGTARAETLYKLV, from the coding sequence ATGAAATTTGCAGACGCCTCAGTTGTTATAACAGGTGCCGGAAGCGGAATCGGTGCGGCACTGGCCCGCCACGCGGCACGGTTGGGCGCGCGCGTCTGTGTTTCAGATCTGGATGGCGACAGGGCAAAGGCGGTCGCTGATGAGATTGGCGGCGTCGCCGTCCAATGTGATGTGCGTGACGAAGCGGCAGTCCAATCGCTGATAAAGACGGCATCAGCCACGCTGGGTGAGATTGACATTTATGTCTCTAACGCGGGGATTGGTGCGGGTGAACCAAGCCACGCAGCCTCTGCATCAAATGATGTCTGGATGCTGAATTGGCAGGTGCACGTGATGGCGCATGTCTATGCTGCGCGCGCGTTGTTGCCGCAAATGATTGCACGCAAATCTGGTCATCTGGTCAATGTGGCTTCGGCGGCAGGGTTGCTTAACCAAATTGGTGATGCGGCCTATTCTGCGACAAAACACGCTGCAGTCAGCTTTGCGGAATCGCTCGCGATTACGCATGGCGCTGATGGGGTCGGCGTATCGGTCGTCTGTCCACAATATGTCGCGACACCGCTTTTGGGATTATCTGATGAGGACGCGCAAAACCGCGCTTCTCTGTTGACCGCAGATGATGTCGCGGCGGTGATTGCTGATGGAATTGAGGCGAACCAATTCATGATCATGTCACACCCGGCAGTGCATGGATATGCCGTCAATCGGGCGCGGGACCATGACAGATGGATCGCGGGCATGCAGATGTTGCGTGAAAAAGCGATTGAGACTTCGGGCACTGCCCGAGCCGAGACGTTGTATAAACTTGTCTAG
- a CDS encoding Hpt domain-containing protein, translating into MIDWTRVKELRDEVGADDFQEVVDLFLEEVEEVAARVKVTSDQTTLEGDLHFLKGSALSLGFSDFANLCQDGETASAQGKAGDVDVPNILASYDASKVVFLSKLPGVLAT; encoded by the coding sequence ATGATTGACTGGACACGCGTTAAAGAGCTTCGCGATGAAGTGGGTGCAGATGACTTTCAGGAAGTCGTCGACCTGTTCCTTGAAGAGGTTGAAGAGGTCGCGGCGCGTGTCAAAGTCACGTCCGACCAGACGACCCTCGAGGGTGATCTGCACTTTCTCAAAGGCAGCGCCCTAAGCCTTGGGTTCAGTGACTTTGCAAACCTGTGCCAGGACGGCGAAACTGCTTCTGCGCAAGGTAAAGCGGGTGATGTGGATGTACCCAATATCCTTGCTTCTTACGATGCGTCCAAAGTTGTGTTTTTAAGCAAGCTTCCCGGCGTTCTGGCAACCTAG
- a CDS encoding PP2C family protein-serine/threonine phosphatase, whose protein sequence is MARFSPAFAHPGGDANSSKMKLVLVVDDSRLQRRILAKSLVKWGFEVEEAESGEAAIAFCKSWRPDLILSDWMMPGMSGLEFCRAFRELSDGHYAYFILLTSKSEKEEVARGLDSGADDFLTKPVDNNELRARITAGERILHMQRELSENNRLISDTLDELQRVYDSLDKDLLEAKKLQQSLLRERHKTFDQGTLSLMLRSSGHVGGDLVGFFPAGLGQLGLFAIDVSGHGISSALMTARLAGYLSATAPDQNVALERKPDGRYAARPTSEVIATLNDLVLNEMETEHYFTLMLAVVDLNTGRVTIGQAGHPHPAIQRRDGSIVQTGTGGFPVGLLSGISFEQFDVQLESGDRLLILSDGVTECPDPAGQLLGEDGLERIMVKLRDVKGTALLEALIWELTDFAGGADFPDDVSGILFEYSGVDQRP, encoded by the coding sequence ATGGCCCGATTTTCCCCTGCGTTTGCTCATCCTGGCGGCGACGCAAATTCAAGTAAGATGAAACTGGTGTTGGTTGTCGATGACAGCCGCCTGCAACGGCGCATTTTGGCAAAGTCATTGGTAAAATGGGGTTTTGAGGTCGAAGAAGCCGAATCTGGCGAAGCAGCAATTGCGTTTTGCAAATCATGGCGACCTGACCTGATCTTAAGCGACTGGATGATGCCGGGCATGTCAGGGCTGGAATTCTGCCGCGCGTTCCGGGAATTGTCGGATGGCCACTATGCCTACTTCATCCTTTTGACATCCAAGAGTGAAAAGGAAGAGGTAGCGCGCGGGCTGGATTCTGGCGCGGATGATTTTCTGACTAAACCCGTCGACAACAACGAACTGCGCGCGCGGATTACCGCGGGGGAACGCATATTGCATATGCAGCGCGAATTATCCGAAAATAACCGGCTGATTTCGGACACGTTGGATGAACTGCAGCGGGTCTATGATTCCCTTGATAAGGACTTGTTAGAGGCCAAGAAGTTACAGCAATCGTTGTTGCGCGAACGTCACAAAACCTTTGACCAAGGCACCCTTTCACTGATGCTCAGATCCAGTGGGCACGTCGGCGGTGATCTTGTTGGATTTTTTCCGGCGGGTTTGGGGCAATTGGGATTATTTGCAATTGATGTGTCTGGCCACGGCATCAGTTCGGCTTTGATGACGGCGCGGCTGGCGGGGTATCTATCAGCAACCGCGCCAGATCAGAATGTGGCGTTGGAGCGCAAGCCTGATGGCAGATATGCCGCGCGCCCGACGAGCGAAGTGATTGCGACTTTGAATGACCTCGTTCTGAACGAGATGGAAACGGAGCACTACTTTACCCTTATGCTGGCTGTTGTGGACCTGAACACTGGCAGGGTGACCATCGGGCAGGCGGGCCATCCGCATCCGGCAATCCAGCGACGAGATGGCAGTATTGTTCAGACCGGTACAGGCGGGTTTCCTGTGGGCCTTTTGTCAGGCATTTCATTTGAACAATTCGATGTACAGCTTGAGTCTGGCGACCGGCTGTTGATCCTGTCGGATGGGGTGACTGAATGTCCTGATCCAGCGGGTCAATTGCTGGGTGAAGACGGCCTTGAACGGATCATGGTCAAACTGAGAGACGTTAAGGGCACGGCGTTATTGGAGGCGCTGATTTGGGAGCTGACTGATTTTGCTGGCGGGGCTGATTTCCCCGATGATGTGTCAGGGATATTGTTTGAATACTCAGGCGTCGATCAAAGGCCATAA
- a CDS encoding NUDIX domain-containing protein: MIRRVGQPPKPEKNYRLRPGAYAILPLKGRFLMTAQTEPVFDIQLPGGGIDPGESPIQALHREVLEEVGWRIARPRRLGAFRRFVYMPEYDMWAEKLCHVYAAHPVRQIREPLEPDHITLVLSASEAVAALGNDGDRMFLTRYGL; this comes from the coding sequence ATGATCAGACGTGTGGGGCAACCGCCGAAGCCAGAAAAGAACTATCGTTTGCGACCCGGTGCCTATGCCATCCTGCCCCTTAAGGGGCGGTTCTTGATGACAGCGCAAACCGAACCAGTGTTTGACATTCAACTGCCCGGCGGCGGTATCGACCCCGGCGAATCCCCGATACAGGCGTTGCATCGCGAGGTGCTTGAAGAAGTTGGCTGGCGGATTGCGCGACCGCGTCGGCTGGGTGCGTTTCGTCGGTTTGTGTACATGCCGGAATATGACATGTGGGCAGAAAAGTTATGCCATGTTTACGCGGCGCATCCCGTTCGACAAATCAGGGAGCCACTTGAGCCCGATCACATCACATTGGTTTTGTCCGCATCAGAGGCGGTTGCAGCACTCGGCAACGACGGTGATCGTATGTTTCTGACGCGTTATGGCCTTTGA
- a CDS encoding Hsp33 family molecular chaperone HslO gives MTPDTQPGQMIAWDDSVLPFQLDGADIRGRVARLDGALEGILRQHNYPQQVEALVAEMALLTALIGQTIKVRWKLSLQVQSKGAVRMIATDYYGPEADGKSARIRAYASYDADRLTDATPFDQVGEGYFAIMIDQGKGMAPYQGITPLEGTSLSACAEAYFAQSEQLPTRFSMSFGRSSGPNEPEHWRAGGVMLQHMPKASPFVAKGEGSGGVLTATDLVHGDEEENWNRVNVLLDTVDDLELIGPSIAPTDLLLRLFHEELPRVFDAQAVRFGCSCSEDRVRQSLSIYSARDIEKMTTDDGRVTADCQFCSAHYDLDPATVGFEAKATSGE, from the coding sequence ATGACTCCCGATACACAGCCCGGCCAAATGATTGCATGGGACGACAGTGTTCTGCCTTTTCAGCTTGATGGTGCCGACATCCGTGGTCGCGTGGCCCGGTTGGATGGTGCGTTGGAAGGTATCTTGCGTCAGCACAATTACCCGCAACAGGTAGAAGCGCTTGTGGCTGAAATGGCGCTGCTGACCGCGTTGATCGGGCAAACGATCAAAGTGCGCTGGAAGCTCTCGTTGCAGGTACAGTCCAAAGGTGCGGTGCGAATGATTGCCACAGACTATTATGGACCAGAAGCTGACGGAAAATCCGCGCGCATTCGGGCCTATGCCAGCTATGATGCGGATCGTTTAACCGATGCAACACCGTTTGATCAGGTGGGTGAAGGTTACTTTGCGATCATGATTGACCAAGGCAAGGGGATGGCACCGTATCAGGGCATTACACCCCTCGAAGGCACCTCTCTTTCTGCATGCGCCGAGGCATATTTTGCGCAGTCTGAACAGCTGCCGACCCGGTTCTCGATGAGCTTTGGTCGGTCATCAGGTCCAAACGAGCCAGAGCATTGGCGCGCTGGTGGTGTGATGTTGCAGCATATGCCCAAAGCCTCGCCCTTTGTCGCAAAGGGTGAAGGGTCAGGGGGCGTCTTGACGGCGACCGATCTGGTGCACGGCGACGAAGAAGAAAACTGGAACCGGGTGAATGTATTGCTCGACACAGTAGATGATCTTGAGCTTATCGGACCCAGCATTGCCCCCACGGACCTGTTGTTGCGGCTGTTTCACGAAGAACTGCCACGGGTCTTTGACGCGCAGGCGGTGCGATTTGGGTGTTCGTGTTCCGAAGACCGTGTCCGGCAGAGCCTGTCGATCTATTCGGCCAGAGACATCGAGAAAATGACAACCGATGACGGCCGTGTGACCGCAGATTGTCAGTTCTGCAGTGCGCATTACGACCTGGACCCGGCCACTGTCGGGTTTGAGGCCAAAGCGACCAGCGGTGAGTGA
- a CDS encoding CoA pyrophosphatase: MSDQVQPYRDALAQTGVGSSDFDLNADVVLPEGRVLRPAGVLAPIIEQNGRLELLLTKRSSALKHHPGQIAFPGGKQDETDADVVAAALREAREEIGLSPGIVDILGTLPAHETVTGFNVTPVIGFITEPFEISPERGEVEEVFSVPLDHVLNPGNYLIQSRRWRGKRRHYYVVPYGPYYIWGATARMLRAWTDRMIS; the protein is encoded by the coding sequence GTGAGTGATCAGGTTCAGCCATATCGGGACGCCTTGGCGCAGACGGGCGTCGGGTCGTCTGACTTTGATTTGAATGCTGATGTGGTGTTGCCTGAGGGGCGCGTGTTGCGCCCTGCGGGCGTGCTTGCGCCGATCATCGAACAAAATGGGCGGCTGGAGCTGCTGTTGACCAAGCGTTCGTCGGCATTGAAGCATCACCCGGGCCAGATTGCCTTTCCCGGCGGAAAGCAGGACGAAACCGATGCAGATGTTGTTGCGGCCGCATTGCGCGAGGCGCGCGAAGAAATTGGTCTGTCGCCCGGCATCGTCGATATTTTGGGGACGTTGCCAGCACACGAAACTGTAACAGGGTTCAATGTAACCCCGGTCATCGGTTTCATCACTGAACCGTTTGAGATCAGCCCGGAACGCGGTGAGGTCGAAGAAGTGTTTTCCGTTCCGCTGGATCACGTGCTGAATCCCGGAAATTACCTGATCCAGTCCCGGCGGTGGCGCGGGAAACGACGGCATTATTACGTTGTTCCTTACGGGCCCTATTACATCTGGGGCGCAACCGCGCGTATGTTACGGGCATGGACCGATCGAATGATATCGTAA
- a CDS encoding CCA tRNA nucleotidyltransferase, translating into MDRSNDIVIPAKTGFLNDPEAQRVCRVITGAGYDVYFVGGCVRDAVLGKPDSDVDMSTNARPEQVMSLAEAAGLKAVPTGIDHGTVTVISGKDAFEVTTFRRDVATDGRRAVVAFSDNIADDARRRDFTMNALYSDPNGRIIDPLGGLPDLLARKVRFIEDASARIQEDYLRILRFFRFSAWFSNQTAGFDPDALAAIAANTGGLETLSAERVGQEMTKLLSAPNPAPAIAAMRQTGVLSAILPGSDDRWLSIVVHIEQHLKIDVDWVGRLAALGGQDVAARLRLSKANARKLELLRDTGFSGPPLPEVAYRHGAEIAEQALLLRAALAEHMPETAMLETIKKASQAVFPIKAADLMPTFKGPALGARLALLESEWIASGFTLSGVELLDLP; encoded by the coding sequence ATGGACCGATCGAATGATATCGTAATCCCGGCCAAGACCGGCTTTTTGAATGACCCTGAGGCGCAGAGGGTTTGCCGTGTTATTACTGGCGCGGGATATGATGTTTATTTTGTTGGCGGCTGTGTGCGCGATGCAGTGCTTGGGAAACCAGACAGTGACGTGGACATGTCAACAAATGCGCGACCAGAGCAGGTCATGTCCCTTGCCGAAGCGGCGGGATTAAAGGCGGTACCCACCGGGATAGACCACGGCACTGTGACAGTGATCTCTGGCAAGGACGCTTTCGAGGTTACAACTTTTCGTCGCGATGTGGCGACAGATGGTCGGCGCGCTGTGGTCGCTTTTTCAGACAATATCGCCGATGACGCGCGGCGGCGTGATTTTACCATGAACGCATTATATTCAGACCCAAACGGGCGCATTATCGATCCACTGGGCGGGCTACCAGATCTATTGGCGCGCAAGGTCAGGTTTATCGAAGATGCCAGTGCGCGTATCCAAGAGGACTATCTGAGGATTCTCCGATTCTTCCGGTTTTCAGCTTGGTTCAGCAATCAAACGGCGGGCTTTGATCCCGATGCCTTGGCGGCAATTGCGGCAAATACCGGCGGGTTAGAGACGCTTTCAGCAGAACGTGTTGGACAGGAAATGACAAAATTGCTGTCGGCTCCTAACCCCGCCCCGGCAATTGCGGCCATGCGCCAAACAGGCGTGCTTTCGGCCATATTGCCGGGATCGGACGACCGATGGCTTTCAATCGTGGTGCATATTGAACAACATCTAAAGATTGATGTGGATTGGGTTGGACGTCTGGCGGCACTGGGCGGGCAGGATGTCGCGGCTCGGCTCAGGCTCAGCAAAGCCAATGCGCGCAAACTGGAACTGCTGCGAGACACTGGGTTTTCCGGTCCGCCATTGCCGGAAGTCGCTTATCGTCATGGAGCGGAAATAGCCGAGCAAGCGCTTTTGTTGCGTGCTGCACTGGCTGAGCATATGCCGGAAACAGCCATGTTAGAGACGATAAAAAAGGCCAGCCAGGCCGTTTTTCCCATCAAGGCTGCCGACCTGATGCCGACATTCAAAGGCCCGGCGTTGGGCGCGCGTCTGGCCCTGCTTGAAAGTGAATGGATCGCTTCCGGTTTCACGCTGAGTGGCGTTGAATTGCTTGATCTGCCGTAG
- a CDS encoding ABC transporter ATP-binding protein has protein sequence MFRFFENLVNPYVDYDEQDHPPQALWPFLRDYSRPFFWVFALTTVMSIVVAAIEIGLIYYMGRIVDLLGTDPAQMWENYGTELIIVALFVIFIRPIVQGLDVALLNNTILPNFGTLIRWRAHRQVLRQSVGWFENDFAGRIANRIMQTPPAAGEVVFQVFDAISYSLAYLIGAAILLSTSDLRLLIPLVGWFALYSCLVAWTVRRVGPASKAASDARSLVTGRVVDAYTNIHSVKMFAHHDLEVDFAKEAIEGARKTFQKEMRIFTIMDMTLVALNGLLIVGVVGWALALWIAGEASVGVVAAATALTLRLNSMTAWIMWALSSFFRELGVVAEGMETIAQPISLVDDPSAPTLDLSRGKIEMKRLTHHYGRASGGLQSVDLIVQPGEKIGLVGRSGVGKSTLVKLLLRFYDAEGGQILIDDQDIATVRQDSLRRHIGMVQQDSSLLHRSVRDNILYGRPDATEDQMIAAAKQAQAHEFILDLSDPEGRRGYDARVGERGVKLSGGQRQRITLARVILKDAPILLLDEATSALDSEVEAVIQETLYGMMKGKTVIAIAHRLSTIAEMDRILVMDQGKIVEEGSHDALLARGGLYADFWARQSGGFLKLDDDT, from the coding sequence ATGTTCCGTTTTTTTGAGAACCTCGTTAATCCCTATGTGGATTACGATGAACAAGACCATCCGCCTCAGGCGCTTTGGCCGTTTCTGCGTGACTATTCGCGGCCATTCTTCTGGGTGTTTGCCCTGACGACGGTCATGTCGATTGTGGTCGCAGCGATTGAGATCGGTCTGATCTACTACATGGGCCGCATTGTTGATCTGCTGGGCACTGACCCTGCGCAGATGTGGGAGAACTACGGCACTGAGCTGATCATTGTTGCCCTGTTCGTGATCTTCATCCGACCCATCGTGCAGGGCCTGGATGTCGCATTGCTCAACAATACCATCCTGCCCAATTTCGGAACATTGATCCGGTGGCGCGCGCACAGACAGGTGTTGCGGCAATCGGTAGGTTGGTTCGAAAACGATTTTGCGGGGCGAATCGCGAACCGGATCATGCAAACCCCGCCCGCCGCGGGCGAGGTCGTGTTTCAGGTGTTTGACGCGATATCCTATTCGCTGGCCTATTTGATCGGGGCCGCGATATTGCTGTCTACTTCTGATCTGCGGCTGTTGATCCCGCTTGTAGGTTGGTTTGCGCTTTATTCTTGTTTGGTGGCCTGGACGGTCAGACGCGTCGGCCCGGCGTCCAAGGCGGCGTCGGATGCGCGGTCTTTGGTAACCGGGCGCGTGGTGGATGCCTATACCAATATTCATTCGGTCAAAATGTTTGCGCATCATGATCTGGAAGTCGATTTTGCCAAAGAAGCGATCGAAGGGGCGCGGAAGACATTCCAAAAAGAAATGCGGATTTTTACGATCATGGACATGACGCTGGTCGCGTTGAATGGCTTGCTTATTGTCGGCGTTGTCGGGTGGGCATTGGCGCTATGGATAGCCGGTGAGGCAAGCGTGGGTGTTGTCGCTGCTGCCACAGCGTTGACCTTGCGGCTCAATTCAATGACCGCATGGATCATGTGGGCATTGTCCTCATTTTTCCGCGAGCTGGGTGTCGTGGCCGAAGGGATGGAGACCATCGCACAGCCGATCAGTCTGGTGGATGACCCATCTGCGCCAACGCTTGATCTGTCGCGGGGCAAGATTGAAATGAAGCGGCTGACCCATCACTACGGGCGCGCTTCGGGGGGTTTGCAATCTGTTGACCTTATCGTTCAGCCGGGTGAAAAAATTGGATTGGTTGGGCGGTCTGGCGTAGGGAAATCGACCCTAGTTAAGCTGTTATTGCGGTTTTATGATGCGGAAGGTGGTCAGATCCTGATTGACGATCAGGACATCGCAACAGTGCGGCAAGACAGTTTGCGGCGGCACATTGGGATGGTGCAGCAGGACAGTTCGTTGTTGCACCGCTCTGTGCGCGACAACATTCTTTATGGCCGTCCTGATGCGACCGAAGATCAGATGATCGCGGCGGCGAAACAGGCGCAGGCGCATGAGTTTATCCTTGATCTGTCTGATCCCGAAGGGCGGCGCGGCTATGATGCGCGCGTCGGCGAACGCGGTGTGAAATTGTCAGGCGGTCAGCGCCAGCGGATTACGCTGGCGCGCGTAATCCTCAAGGACGCGCCGATATTGTTGCTGGACGAGGCGACCAGTGCGCTGGACAGCGAAGTCGAAGCCGTTATTCAGGAAACGCTTTATGGGATGATGAAAGGCAAAACCGTGATTGCAATTGCGCACCGTCTTTCCACCATCGCCGAAATGGACCGTATACTGGTGATGGATCAGGGCAAGATTGTCGAAGAAGGCAGTCATGACGCGCTTTTGGCACGTGGCGGGCTATATGCAGATTTCTGGGCGCGCCAATCTGGTGGGTTCCTGAAACTGGATGACGACACGTGA